In a single window of the Catenulispora sp. GP43 genome:
- a CDS encoding chaplin — translation MAGAGVASAEATADGSAVGSPGIVSGNTIQVPVHVPVNACGLTVSVIGLLNPAFGNTCVNG, via the coding sequence ATGGCCGGGGCCGGTGTGGCCAGTGCCGAGGCCACCGCCGACGGCTCCGCCGTGGGCTCGCCCGGCATCGTCTCGGGCAACACCATCCAGGTCCCGGTGCACGTGCCCGTGAACGCCTGCGGTCTGACCGTGAGCGTCATCGGCCTCCTGAACCCGGCGTTCGGCAACACCTGCGTCAACGGCTGA
- a CDS encoding acyl-CoA thioesterase produces MVFSVPITVRGYELDTQGHLNQAVYIQYSEHARWELLAAAGIQQNAMVAGGIGPVALEVNVKYLRELRGGEQVDVTCEFAWAEGKVFQLKQQITKTDGTVCADIVVTGGIMDLKARKLVPNPAERLAALASDPSVLGI; encoded by the coding sequence ATGGTCTTCTCGGTCCCGATCACGGTCCGCGGCTATGAGCTCGACACCCAGGGCCACCTGAACCAGGCCGTCTACATCCAGTACTCCGAGCACGCCCGCTGGGAGCTGCTGGCCGCCGCGGGCATCCAGCAGAACGCCATGGTCGCCGGCGGCATCGGGCCGGTCGCGCTGGAGGTGAACGTGAAGTACCTGCGCGAGCTGCGCGGCGGCGAGCAGGTGGACGTCACCTGCGAGTTCGCCTGGGCCGAGGGCAAGGTGTTCCAGCTCAAGCAGCAGATCACCAAGACGGACGGCACGGTGTGCGCCGACATCGTGGTCACCGGCGGGATCATGGACCTGAAGGCGCGCAAGCTGGTGCCTAACCCCGCCGAGCGGCTCGCGGCGCTGGCCAGCGATCCGTCGGTGCTGGGGATCTGA
- a CDS encoding NIPSNAP family protein gives MILEIRTYRLHPGTREEFLRAMTEEAIPLLAKAGIDVVAAGPSLYAEDGHEEAFLMRAFESLEQLQEQEDAFYSSAAWLEGPREAIVTPMVQYHSIAVETPAAVVEGMRRPL, from the coding sequence ATGATTCTGGAGATCCGCACCTATCGCCTGCACCCGGGCACGCGCGAGGAGTTCCTGCGCGCGATGACCGAGGAGGCGATCCCGCTGTTGGCCAAGGCGGGGATCGACGTGGTGGCGGCCGGGCCGTCGCTGTACGCCGAGGACGGCCACGAGGAGGCGTTCCTGATGCGGGCGTTCGAGTCGTTGGAGCAGTTGCAGGAGCAGGAGGACGCGTTCTACTCCAGCGCGGCGTGGCTCGAGGGGCCGCGGGAGGCGATCGTGACGCCGATGGTGCAGTACCACTCGATCGCGGTGGAGACGCCTGCCGCGGTGGTCGAAGGTATGCGGCGTCCTTTGTAG
- a CDS encoding peptide-N4-asparagine amidase, giving the protein MWRPLALAAAAAMFVAGTFAGTAAAAAPTVEINYQNPVTALPPIARPDTPSCTVTAMQHDFANSYGQPFTGTLAPPAACPGPWSKVVLDWSGNAAGRQYDRLAGVWIGGSEVFRTSTPEPDPAGISWHVDQDISAFIPLLRTPQPLVVDLGNVVNDTYTATYHMTMTVTYYQADKHHPEAAHSDVVVPISQSTSAAGWWGLTQGQTASTTVTLPRNTESADLQLYARGGGCEEFWYSNVPDSYAASHASEGLCGGGTYREVQVDVDGKPAGTAQPFPVIYTGGVSPLMWRPIPSIDAFRTQPYDLDLTPFAGLLADGKPHTVTLVPPSDISDTWLMDGSLFVNVDAGSAQTSGALTQDTISPSPAVDYHVATQPDGSDLITAAVTRDWTVAGYVDTSHGRITTSVTRHSAYTNSDDIAQAGTVQTVKQRDSGWTETAASDGPGLGHRQLRHDTWSYPIDMTSTYIPGANSDSYTVDGQVSVERQLTSTEADHGNAWKPVSAVDDRVQAKGNLQRVNSVVTAADGSDSELYVGADRSGCYGHYIAADHGYVTQDYKTGCQ; this is encoded by the coding sequence ATGTGGAGACCCCTGGCTCTGGCCGCAGCCGCGGCCATGTTCGTCGCCGGTACGTTCGCGGGTACCGCCGCGGCCGCCGCGCCGACCGTGGAGATCAACTATCAGAACCCGGTCACGGCGCTGCCGCCGATCGCGCGGCCGGACACCCCGAGCTGCACGGTCACGGCGATGCAGCACGACTTCGCCAACAGCTACGGCCAGCCGTTCACCGGCACCCTGGCGCCGCCGGCGGCCTGTCCCGGGCCGTGGTCGAAGGTGGTGCTGGACTGGTCCGGCAACGCCGCCGGGCGGCAGTACGACCGGCTGGCCGGCGTGTGGATCGGCGGGTCGGAGGTGTTCCGGACCAGCACCCCCGAGCCGGATCCGGCCGGCATCTCCTGGCACGTGGACCAGGACATCTCGGCGTTCATCCCGCTGCTGCGCACGCCGCAGCCGCTGGTGGTGGACCTGGGCAACGTGGTGAACGACACGTACACGGCCACCTATCACATGACGATGACCGTGACCTACTACCAGGCCGACAAGCACCATCCGGAAGCCGCGCACAGCGACGTCGTCGTCCCGATCTCGCAGAGCACGTCGGCGGCCGGCTGGTGGGGCCTGACCCAGGGCCAGACCGCGAGCACCACGGTGACGCTGCCGCGCAACACCGAGAGCGCGGACCTGCAGCTGTACGCGCGCGGCGGCGGCTGTGAGGAGTTCTGGTACTCCAACGTGCCCGACTCCTACGCCGCCTCGCACGCCAGCGAAGGGCTCTGCGGTGGCGGGACGTACCGCGAGGTGCAGGTGGACGTCGACGGCAAGCCGGCCGGGACCGCGCAGCCGTTCCCGGTCATCTACACCGGCGGCGTCAGCCCCCTGATGTGGCGGCCGATCCCGAGCATCGACGCGTTCCGGACCCAGCCCTACGACCTGGACCTGACGCCCTTCGCCGGCCTGCTGGCCGACGGCAAGCCGCACACCGTGACCCTGGTGCCGCCCTCGGACATCAGCGACACCTGGCTGATGGACGGCAGCCTGTTCGTGAACGTCGACGCCGGCTCCGCGCAGACCTCCGGCGCGCTGACCCAGGACACGATCAGCCCCTCGCCGGCCGTGGACTACCACGTCGCCACCCAGCCCGACGGCAGCGACCTGATCACCGCCGCCGTGACCCGGGACTGGACCGTCGCCGGCTACGTCGACACCTCGCACGGCCGGATCACCACGAGCGTGACGCGGCACAGCGCCTACACCAACAGCGACGACATCGCGCAGGCCGGCACGGTGCAGACCGTGAAGCAGCGGGACTCCGGCTGGACCGAGACCGCCGCCTCCGACGGCCCGGGCCTGGGCCACCGGCAGCTGCGGCACGACACGTGGTCGTACCCGATCGACATGACCAGCACCTACATCCCGGGTGCGAACTCGGACTCGTACACGGTCGACGGACAGGTCAGCGTGGAGCGCCAGCTGACCAGCACCGAGGCCGACCACGGCAACGCCTGGAAGCCGGTCTCGGCCGTCGACGACCGGGTGCAGGCCAAGGGCAACCTGCAGCGCGTGAACAGCGTCGTGACCGCGGCGGACGGCTCGGACTCGGAACTGTACGTCGGCGCCGACCGTTCCGGGTGCTACGGGCACTACATCGCAGCCGACCACGGCTACGTGACGCAGGACTACAAGACGGGGTGTCAATGA
- a CDS encoding glycoside hydrolase N-terminal domain-containing protein: MEHLLWYDAPAADWEREALPIGNGRIGAMVFGGVAAERVQFTEKTLWTGGPGHPGYDHGDWRGPRPGALEEVRRRIEEEGSLPPQTVTELLGQPKTGFGNFQNYGDLIIEFPKLDDEGIRDYRRILDISDALAGVTFEAAGVRHTREYFVSHPAGVLVGLLSADRPGALDCVLRYEPGIEGADVTAEDATITIGGALADNGLRHAGQITAIPEGGRLTASEGRLTVEGADRLVILLAAATDYAATYPAYRNGIDPAGPVAETIAKAAAATYEDLRAAHIADHSALFDRVVLDLRGSLPDGVPTDRLLAAYGTADSTPATDRALEQLFFDHGRYLLIASSRAGNLLPANLQGVWNASPTPPWSGDYHVNINLQMNYWLAEPCALGECAEPLFDFIDALRAPGRVSAREMFGTEGWVVHNETTPFGFTGVHDWPDAFWFPEAAAWLCRHLWEHYAFTLDEDFLRERAYPVMKEAAEFWLANLRRDPRDGTLVANPSFSPEQGEYTAGGAMAQQIIRDLFKHTPGLTDQWEDLDSGLRIGSWGQLQEWKEDLDDPRNQHRHVSQMYALHPGADIDPLRDEALADAARTILNARGDGGTGWSKAWKINFWARLWDGDHAHRLLSEQLTGSTLPNLFDTHPPFQIDGNFGATAGIAEMLVQSHLGAIRILPALPAAWPNGSVTGLRARGAVRVDVRWADGAATEISVTPDRDGELDLRSPLFGPSGRMRFQAEAGRTSTWKVEIK; this comes from the coding sequence ATGGAACACCTGCTCTGGTACGACGCCCCGGCCGCCGACTGGGAACGCGAAGCGCTGCCGATCGGCAACGGCCGCATCGGCGCGATGGTCTTCGGCGGAGTCGCCGCCGAGCGCGTCCAGTTCACCGAGAAGACGTTGTGGACCGGGGGACCGGGGCACCCCGGCTACGACCACGGCGACTGGCGTGGGCCACGGCCCGGCGCGCTGGAGGAGGTGCGGCGGCGGATCGAGGAGGAGGGCTCGCTTCCGCCGCAGACCGTCACCGAACTGCTCGGGCAGCCCAAAACGGGGTTCGGCAACTTCCAGAACTACGGCGATCTGATCATCGAGTTCCCGAAACTGGATGATGAGGGTATAAGGGATTATCGCCGCATCCTCGACATCTCCGACGCCCTCGCCGGTGTCACCTTCGAAGCAGCCGGTGTCCGCCACACCCGCGAGTACTTCGTCAGCCACCCGGCGGGCGTCCTGGTCGGGCTGCTGAGCGCCGACCGCCCCGGTGCCCTGGACTGCGTCCTGCGCTACGAACCCGGCATCGAGGGCGCCGATGTCACCGCCGAGGACGCCACGATCACCATCGGCGGCGCCCTCGCCGACAACGGCCTGCGCCACGCCGGGCAGATCACGGCGATCCCCGAAGGCGGCCGCCTCACCGCGAGCGAGGGCCGCCTCACCGTCGAAGGCGCCGACCGCCTCGTCATCCTGTTGGCCGCCGCGACCGACTACGCCGCCACGTATCCCGCCTACCGCAACGGGATCGACCCCGCGGGTCCGGTGGCCGAAACCATCGCCAAAGCCGCGGCCGCCACCTACGAGGACCTGCGCGCCGCGCATATCGCCGACCACAGCGCCCTGTTTGACCGCGTCGTCCTGGACCTCCGCGGCAGCCTGCCGGATGGCGTCCCCACCGACCGGCTCCTGGCCGCCTACGGCACCGCCGACTCCACCCCCGCCACCGACCGGGCCCTGGAGCAGCTGTTCTTCGACCACGGCCGCTACCTCCTCATCGCCTCCTCCCGTGCCGGGAACCTGCTGCCGGCGAACCTGCAAGGCGTGTGGAACGCCTCGCCGACCCCGCCGTGGTCCGGCGACTACCACGTCAACATCAACCTGCAGATGAACTACTGGCTGGCCGAACCGTGCGCGCTGGGGGAGTGCGCCGAGCCGCTGTTCGACTTCATCGACGCGCTGCGCGCGCCGGGCCGGGTCTCGGCCCGCGAGATGTTCGGCACCGAAGGCTGGGTGGTCCATAACGAGACCACACCCTTCGGCTTCACCGGGGTGCACGACTGGCCGGACGCGTTCTGGTTCCCGGAGGCTGCGGCATGGCTGTGCCGGCACCTATGGGAGCACTACGCCTTCACGCTGGACGAGGACTTCCTGCGCGAGCGCGCCTACCCGGTGATGAAGGAGGCCGCCGAGTTCTGGCTGGCGAACCTTCGGCGCGATCCCCGCGACGGCACGCTGGTGGCGAACCCGAGCTTCTCGCCGGAACAAGGCGAATACACCGCGGGCGGCGCGATGGCCCAGCAGATCATCCGCGATCTGTTCAAGCACACCCCCGGCCTCACTGACCAGTGGGAGGACCTGGACTCCGGGCTTCGCATCGGCTCCTGGGGGCAGTTGCAGGAGTGGAAGGAAGACCTCGACGATCCGCGGAACCAGCACCGTCACGTCTCGCAGATGTACGCGCTGCACCCGGGCGCGGACATCGACCCGCTTCGGGACGAGGCCCTCGCCGACGCGGCCCGCACCATCCTGAACGCCCGCGGCGACGGCGGCACCGGCTGGTCCAAGGCCTGGAAGATCAACTTCTGGGCCCGGCTGTGGGACGGCGACCACGCGCACCGCCTGCTGTCCGAACAGCTCACCGGCAGCACCCTGCCGAACCTGTTCGACACCCATCCGCCGTTCCAGATCGACGGCAACTTCGGCGCCACGGCCGGCATCGCCGAGATGCTGGTGCAGAGCCACCTCGGCGCGATCAGGATCCTGCCGGCGCTGCCCGCGGCCTGGCCGAACGGCTCGGTGACCGGCCTGCGGGCCCGGGGCGCGGTCCGGGTCGACGTCCGCTGGGCCGACGGCGCGGCGACGGAGATCTCGGTGACCCCGGACCGCGACGGCGAGCTCGACCTCCGCTCACCCCTGTTCGGGCCGTCCGGCCGCATGCGGTTCCAGGCCGAGGCCGGCCGCACCTCCACGTGGAAAGTTGAGATCAAATAA
- a CDS encoding MFS transporter gives MGYLALLRLPFITRLLTGSLVGRLPGGMSILMIPLALRRSGMDYGFVGIASGTLAVSAAIGGPVLGRLVDRVGQVKVLVPSAAASGIGFAILALAPGNRPTVLLGVVLAGAAAPPLEPCIRILWPKLVLAEGLASAYSLDSAAQELIFVSGPLVVAGCVAWASPVAALWLGAALGAVGVLVVATTKPVRGWRPEPREAHWLGPLRSPGLVVLLTSLIGLGIAIGTLNVVLVDYAEHHKFPGGAGTLMAINAFGSLIGALVYGARRWPGSATGHLLALRVGLGAAYALLLLVPAPPLMVAIMVVSGVCFAPSLTVLFMLTGELAPAGTATEAFAWLITLFNVGAATGSAISGFVIAHAGLSSAAVTAVAGIAVAVLIQLAGRRYLHHSELAKTPVYA, from the coding sequence TTGGGCTACCTCGCTCTCCTTCGCCTACCCTTCATCACCCGCCTGCTCACCGGCTCCCTGGTCGGCCGGCTGCCCGGCGGCATGTCCATCCTGATGATCCCGCTGGCCCTGCGCCGCTCCGGGATGGACTACGGCTTCGTCGGCATCGCCTCGGGCACCCTGGCCGTCTCCGCCGCGATCGGCGGCCCGGTGCTGGGCCGCCTCGTGGACCGGGTCGGGCAGGTCAAGGTGCTGGTTCCCTCGGCCGCCGCCTCCGGTATCGGCTTCGCCATCCTCGCGCTCGCGCCGGGCAACCGGCCGACCGTGCTGCTCGGCGTGGTGCTGGCCGGGGCGGCCGCGCCGCCGCTGGAGCCGTGCATCCGCATCCTGTGGCCGAAGCTGGTGCTGGCCGAGGGGCTGGCCTCGGCGTACTCGCTGGACTCCGCGGCGCAGGAGCTGATCTTCGTCTCCGGGCCGCTGGTCGTGGCCGGCTGCGTGGCCTGGGCCTCGCCGGTGGCGGCGCTGTGGCTGGGGGCGGCGCTCGGCGCGGTCGGGGTACTGGTGGTCGCGACGACCAAGCCGGTGCGCGGCTGGCGTCCGGAGCCGCGCGAGGCGCACTGGCTCGGACCGCTGCGCAGCCCCGGCCTGGTGGTGCTGCTGACCTCGCTGATCGGCCTGGGTATCGCCATCGGCACGCTGAACGTCGTCCTGGTCGACTACGCCGAGCACCACAAGTTCCCCGGCGGCGCGGGCACCCTGATGGCGATCAACGCCTTCGGCTCGCTGATCGGGGCGCTGGTCTACGGCGCGCGCAGGTGGCCGGGCTCTGCGACCGGCCACCTGCTGGCGCTGCGCGTCGGCCTCGGCGCCGCCTACGCCCTGCTGCTCCTGGTCCCGGCGCCGCCGCTGATGGTGGCGATCATGGTGGTCTCCGGCGTCTGCTTCGCGCCGTCGCTGACCGTGCTGTTCATGCTCACCGGCGAGCTGGCCCCGGCCGGCACCGCCACCGAGGCCTTCGCCTGGCTGATCACGCTGTTCAACGTCGGCGCCGCCACTGGTTCGGCGATCAGCGGCTTCGTCATCGCGCACGCCGGGCTGTCCTCGGCGGCGGTGACCGCGGTCGCCGGTATAGCCGTGGCCGTGCTCATCCAGCTGGCCGGACGCCGCTATCTGCACCACAGCGAGCTTGCAAAAACTCCGGTGTACGCCTGA
- a CDS encoding S41 family peptidase: MQTPEIIEAAVQRLTDEYIFPDKATLTAGALTAALSAGDFDALNGPALCTRVTEIFFEHCADKHLRLIWSEEPQDLDESDSDALFNALITAENHGIRRVERLEGNIGYLDLTMVTDASAGAPAIAAAMELVANTEALIIDLRANRGGAPNGVQLWCSYLFPDDDTHLNDIYSRVEDGTRQYWTLAHVDGRRYLDRPVYILTSGTTFSGGEELAYNLKTQKRATLIGETTRGGAHPTEWYPLTPHIMVSIPNARSINPVTGTNWEGVGVEPDVAVSAEEAFEVAYRNAREKIEPCHS, translated from the coding sequence ATGCAGACCCCGGAGATCATCGAGGCCGCTGTGCAGCGGCTCACCGACGAGTACATATTCCCGGACAAAGCGACCCTGACCGCCGGCGCCCTCACCGCGGCACTGTCGGCCGGCGACTTCGACGCGCTGAACGGCCCGGCCCTGTGCACCCGGGTCACCGAGATCTTCTTCGAGCACTGCGCCGACAAGCACCTGCGCCTGATCTGGAGCGAGGAGCCCCAGGACCTCGACGAGTCGGACAGCGATGCCCTCTTCAACGCTCTGATAACGGCTGAGAACCACGGCATCCGGCGCGTCGAGCGGCTTGAGGGGAACATCGGCTATCTGGACCTGACCATGGTGACCGACGCCTCGGCCGGCGCCCCGGCGATCGCCGCGGCCATGGAACTGGTCGCGAACACCGAGGCGCTGATCATCGACCTGCGCGCGAACCGCGGCGGCGCGCCGAACGGCGTCCAACTGTGGTGCAGCTACCTGTTCCCGGACGACGACACCCATCTCAACGACATCTACTCCCGCGTCGAGGACGGTACCCGCCAGTACTGGACCCTGGCCCACGTCGACGGCCGCCGCTACCTCGACCGCCCCGTCTACATCCTCACCAGCGGGACGACCTTCTCCGGCGGCGAGGAGCTCGCCTACAACCTGAAGACCCAGAAGCGGGCGACGCTGATCGGCGAGACGACCCGCGGCGGCGCCCACCCGACCGAGTGGTACCCGCTGACCCCGCACATCATGGTCTCCATCCCCAATGCCCGCTCGATCAACCCGGTCACCGGGACGAACTGGGAGGGCGTGGGTGTCGAGCCGGATGTGGCGGTGAGCGCGGAGGAGGCTTTCGAGGTCGCGTACCGGAATGCGCGGGAGAAGATCGAGCCGTGCCACAGCTGA
- a CDS encoding arylamine N-acetyltransferase: protein MPQLSADEIDAYLDRIGAPGPLKPDIDTLNMLHRAHVTTVPFENLSIHLPGEEISLDLSALMDKVVARRRGGFCYELNGLFAALLESVGFGVERLSARTYSATRETFTDRPLDHLALRVTDAAGGVWLADVGFGKHSALPLRYAERGRQRDPFGVFQIVEGADGLLDVLLDGSPAYRVDPRALALADFEMGRWWQITSPDSLFRQLLMCSLPTPDGRVTLNGRKLITTDADGRRERVLKDDAAVLAAYRDLFGIALDIVPRLA, encoded by the coding sequence GTGCCACAGCTGAGCGCCGATGAGATTGACGCCTACCTCGACCGCATAGGCGCGCCCGGCCCCTTGAAGCCGGACATCGACACCCTGAACATGCTGCACCGCGCGCACGTGACGACCGTCCCCTTCGAGAACCTGAGCATCCACCTGCCCGGCGAGGAGATCTCGCTGGATCTCAGTGCCCTGATGGACAAGGTCGTCGCGCGCCGGCGCGGCGGCTTCTGCTACGAGCTCAACGGGCTGTTCGCGGCGTTGCTGGAGTCGGTCGGGTTCGGTGTGGAGCGCTTGTCCGCGCGTACGTACTCTGCGACGCGCGAGACCTTCACCGACCGGCCCCTGGATCACCTGGCGCTGCGGGTCACCGACGCGGCCGGCGGGGTGTGGCTCGCCGATGTCGGGTTCGGGAAGCACAGCGCGCTGCCGCTGCGGTACGCCGAGCGCGGGCGGCAGCGCGATCCGTTCGGGGTGTTCCAGATCGTGGAGGGCGCCGACGGTCTGCTCGACGTGCTGCTCGACGGTTCGCCGGCGTACCGCGTGGATCCGCGGGCCCTGGCGCTGGCGGACTTCGAGATGGGGCGGTGGTGGCAGATCACCTCGCCGGATTCGCTGTTCCGGCAGCTGCTGATGTGTTCGCTGCCGACCCCGGACGGCCGGGTGACGTTGAACGGCCGCAAGCTCATCACCACCGACGCCGACGGCCGGCGCGAACGGGTACTCAAGGACGACGCGGCCGTCCTAGCGGCCTATCGGGACCTGTTCGGGATCGCGTTGGACATCGTCCCGAGACTCGCCTGA